From one Methanolobus chelungpuianus genomic stretch:
- a CDS encoding tRNA (cytidine(56)-2'-O)-methyltransferase codes for MKRIVILRLGHRPVRDKRITTHVGLTARAFGAEGMLLASDDSKLAENIMDVAKRWGGEFYVRNDVNWKAEIRKWKEEGGKVCHLSMYGVNLPDAASDIGQCEKLLIVVGAEKVPFEIYEMADWNVAVGNQPHSEVAAVAVTLDRIASTDPLKKEFAGGELKIIPAERGKKVVDNRLEGRD; via the coding sequence ATGAAGAGGATAGTTATATTAAGGCTTGGCCATCGTCCTGTGAGGGATAAGAGGATAACCACTCATGTCGGGCTTACTGCAAGGGCCTTCGGGGCCGAGGGCATGCTGCTGGCATCGGATGACAGTAAGCTCGCAGAGAACATCATGGACGTTGCAAAAAGATGGGGTGGGGAATTCTACGTCAGGAACGATGTAAACTGGAAGGCCGAGATACGAAAATGGAAGGAAGAAGGTGGCAAGGTATGTCACCTGTCCATGTACGGGGTCAACCTTCCTGACGCAGCCAGCGATATTGGGCAGTGTGAGAAGCTCCTGATAGTCGTGGGAGCCGAGAAAGTACCCTTCGAGATATACGAAATGGCTGACTGGAATGTTGCGGTAGGGAACCAGCCCCATTCGGAGGTCGCTGCAGTGGCTGTGACCCTTGACAGGATAGCTTCGACCGATCCCCTCAAAAAAGAGTTCGCTGGCGGGGAACTGAAGATCATCCCGGCTGAACGCGGGAAGAAGGTCGTTGATAACAGGCTGGAAGGACGAGATTGA
- a CDS encoding AMP phosphorylase, protein MQLKVQPIDIKVGKYKVVMNTLDAKELGVYEGDRVRVRNHATLTAIVDFTEDMIAPGMIGVYHEVQEQLRKEWTETVDVEPAEKPKSAHIVRKVMDGKKLERDEVNLLVRDIVEENLSDVELAAFITSTYIRDLSEDETEWLTRAMIETGEQIKFSTSPIMDKHSIGGVPGNKITLLVVPIVAANGLLIPKTSSRAITGAGGTADLMEILAPVDFTATQIKEMTEKVGGVIVWGGGTNIAPADDKLIKIEYPLSVDPHCQLLASIMAKKGAVGAQKVVMDIPIGPGTKILDVKAGRKLARDLISLGERLGMDVDCALTYGASPVGRTVGPALEVREALKVLETMEGPNSLIEKSVVIAGMLLEMGGAAPRGQGRELALETLRNGKALAKMKEIIEVQGGNPDVSYRDIAVGQHTAEILAPSNGYIIEFYNKRIVQLARFAGAPNDKGAGVLIHKKRGESVAKGQPVLTVYADKKEKLADAVRYAREFPPIFVEGMLIERVDEVKGL, encoded by the coding sequence ATGCAGTTAAAAGTACAGCCTATTGATATCAAGGTCGGTAAATACAAGGTCGTTATGAACACACTGGATGCCAAGGAGCTTGGCGTCTATGAGGGTGACAGGGTAAGGGTGCGTAATCACGCTACTTTGACTGCAATAGTGGATTTCACGGAAGATATGATAGCCCCGGGAATGATAGGCGTCTACCATGAGGTACAGGAACAGCTCCGCAAGGAATGGACCGAGACAGTCGATGTTGAGCCCGCGGAGAAGCCCAAGTCTGCCCATATAGTCCGCAAGGTGATGGATGGCAAGAAACTGGAAAGGGACGAGGTGAACCTCCTTGTGAGGGATATAGTTGAGGAGAACCTGAGCGATGTTGAGCTTGCCGCTTTCATTACATCCACCTATATAAGGGACCTTTCAGAGGATGAGACCGAATGGCTTACAAGGGCTATGATCGAGACCGGGGAACAGATAAAGTTCTCCACTTCCCCTATAATGGACAAGCACTCGATAGGCGGTGTTCCAGGGAATAAGATAACACTGCTGGTTGTTCCTATAGTCGCGGCCAACGGCCTGCTCATACCAAAGACCAGCTCCCGTGCCATAACCGGGGCCGGAGGCACTGCAGATCTGATGGAGATCCTGGCGCCGGTGGACTTCACAGCCACGCAGATCAAGGAAATGACGGAAAAGGTCGGGGGGGTCATCGTATGGGGAGGCGGAACCAACATTGCGCCTGCCGACGACAAGCTTATCAAGATCGAGTACCCGCTTTCAGTCGACCCCCACTGCCAGCTCCTTGCCTCCATCATGGCCAAAAAGGGCGCTGTAGGTGCCCAGAAGGTCGTCATGGATATACCAATAGGTCCCGGCACCAAGATACTCGATGTGAAGGCCGGGCGCAAGCTTGCGAGGGATCTCATAAGCCTTGGAGAGCGCCTGGGCATGGATGTGGACTGCGCCCTGACCTACGGCGCCTCGCCTGTGGGAAGGACAGTAGGTCCGGCACTTGAAGTCAGGGAGGCCCTGAAGGTCCTTGAGACAATGGAAGGTCCCAACAGCCTCATCGAGAAGAGTGTCGTTATAGCAGGCATGCTGCTTGAGATGGGTGGAGCCGCACCACGTGGCCAGGGAAGGGAGCTTGCTCTCGAAACGCTTAGGAACGGCAAGGCCCTGGCAAAGATGAAAGAGATAATCGAGGTACAGGGCGGTAACCCTGATGTCAGTTACAGGGATATAGCTGTTGGGCAGCACACTGCGGAGATCCTGGCACCCTCCAACGGGTATATCATCGAGTTCTATAACAAGAGGATCGTCCAGCTGGCACGCTTCGCAGGCGCTCCCAACGACAAGGGGGCAGGTGTCCTTATCCACAAGAAGCGCGGTGAATCCGTGGCGAAAGGCCAGCCTGTGCTCACCGTCTATGCCGACAAGAAAGAGAAGCTTGCAGACGCAGTAAGATATGCAAGGGAGTTCCCGCCAATTTTCGTCGAAGGCATGCTCATTGAAAGAGTTGACGAGGTCAAGGGACTCTGA
- a CDS encoding DUF4405 domain-containing protein — translation MNRSKLNYIVDIPLLAQSFIVSLSGILMYGGKGISYLGLDGREWLHMHEQIGIIMVAFSVIHVVLHWRWMVCLTSNLFRTSKDRASSKCQMEVTAEV, via the coding sequence ATGAACAGGTCAAAGCTGAATTATATCGTGGACATCCCACTATTGGCACAGTCATTTATAGTGAGTCTTTCAGGGATCCTGATGTACGGAGGCAAGGGTATAAGCTACCTGGGGCTGGACGGAAGGGAATGGCTTCATATGCATGAACAGATCGGGATTATCATGGTTGCATTCTCAGTCATTCACGTCGTACTGCACTGGAGATGGATGGTCTGCTTGACCAGCAATCTCTTCCGCACCAGTAAGGACAGAGCATCCTCTAAGTGTCAGATGGAAGTGACTGCAGAGGTTTAG
- a CDS encoding nucleoside deaminase, translating into MNYFMQTAIDEARHGMDHNHGGPFGAVIVKDGEIISRAHNEVLRTNDPTAHAEILAIRQASELLDRFDLSDCEIYTTSEPCPMCLAAIYWARIRTVYFGSGKEDVARIGFDDSRFYEIIRSGNGSELSRINIEKEKCLELLKRWEKKPDKQMY; encoded by the coding sequence ATGAATTATTTCATGCAGACAGCCATAGATGAAGCCCGGCACGGGATGGACCATAATCACGGCGGACCCTTCGGTGCGGTGATAGTAAAGGACGGTGAGATCATCTCCAGAGCCCATAACGAAGTACTCAGGACAAACGACCCCACGGCCCATGCGGAGATACTGGCCATAAGGCAGGCTTCTGAGCTGCTTGACAGGTTCGACCTGTCAGATTGCGAGATATACACCACCTCGGAGCCCTGTCCCATGTGTCTTGCCGCTATTTACTGGGCGCGCATCAGGACAGTCTATTTCGGCTCCGGCAAGGAAGATGTTGCACGCATAGGATTTGATGACAGCCGTTTCTATGAGATAATCAGGAGTGGGAATGGTTCGGAGCTCAGCCGTATCAACATCGAAAAAGAAAAATGCCTGGAGCTGCTTAAGCGCTGGGAAAAGAAACCGGACAAGCAGATGTACTGA